TCTGCTGGAGATGTTGTGCGAGTTGATATTTTTAAAAACAATAATGCTGCTGAGTTGGTGAAACTTTATTATTTTTTCGTGAATGAATTAATTGAACGAGGCGTTCTGGAAGAAATAAATGAATAAACTTCTTTTGAAGTGGTTAATGCAGGAGGCCTAAGTAATTAATTATGACAAAATTTTATTTTGTACGACATGGACAAACTGAATGGAATCTTGAGCGCCGTTTTCAAGGTGGGCATGGTGATTCTGAATTGTTACCTTCGAGTTACAATGATATGAAAAAAGTGGGCAAGTTCTTGAGTGAAATCAAGTTCGACCACATTTATGCTTCGCCAATACGTAGGGCACGTATTACTGCGATTAATATCGCTAAACAACTAAAATATAAGCCTGCTTTATCTTTACGGTCAAATCTAGCTGAAGTTGGTTTGGGCGCATGGGAAGGGGAACTAGTTGCTAATGTAAAAGAACAGTATGCATCAAGCTATGACAATTACCGCAATGATTTAGATAAGTTTGAAGGAAAAGAATTTGGGGGCGAGGGATATACAAAAGCTGAAGCCCGGTTTGTTCGTTTTATCAAAGCAACCGCCAATAATTTCCCAGAAAGCAATATTTTAATTGTTTCTCATGGTATGGAGCTGTCTTTTGGATTAAATGGCTTACTAAAGCAACCCCGTATGAGCATTCGTGAGCGAGGTGGCTTGACTAATACATCAACGACTATTTTATCAACTACTGATGGTGAAAATTTTGTGATAGAAGACTGGAATAATACCAGTTATCTGAATAAAAAACAGGATGATTCGACAACAATTTGATGGCATATCCGGAAAAACAATTAGATAAAATAACTGGCACGTTACAAAACGTTATTTTTTCATCGACAGAATCTTATTTTAAAATTTTGTCGGTACATATTGAAGAATCAACTTTAGAAGATTGGCAAGAGCCAGAAATGATTGCCACTGGAACATTTGCTGACGTCCAAGAAGGAAGTGTATACGGATTTTATGGCCATTTGGTTCGACATCCAAAATACGGACAGCAATTTAAAGTCGACCATTACGAAAATGAACTGCCTCCTGATGAAAATGGATTGATTAAGTATTTTGCTAGTGGTCAATTTACTGGAATTGGTAAAAAAACGGCTGAAAAAATTGTTAACCATTTGGGATTAAATGCGGTTAATCTAATTCTAGATGACGTAAAAATTCTTGACGGTATTGTAAAACCAGAAACAGCTCGAAAATTGGCTCGAACATTGCAACTTAACTTAGGCCTAGAACGCTTGTTCCAAATCGGCAATCAATTTGGTATCGGCGCGGACATTGCCGGACGTTTATATGATCAATACGGTAACGAGGCACAAGACATTTTAACACAAGACCCTTACCGTTTAGTATTTGAATTTGATGGCATTAGTTTTAAAAAAGCCGATGATATTGGTCGTAAGGTTGGTGTAGATAAATTCGATGAACGGCGTATGCAAGCCGCTGTTTACGCAACAATTATGAATGTAACGTTTCAATATGGTCATATGTTTTTATCACACGATCAACTATTATTGTCAGTCGAGCAAATGTTGCATCAAAACAACACCGAAATGTCGAAGCAAATTCAAAAGGCTATTCAGAGCTTAATTGATAGCAATATTTTGGTTAACGATGATGGCCGTTATTATGCCCAAAGGTTATATATCGCTGAAAAAGAAACGGCCAGTAATTTAAAGCGATTATTAAATACAAGCTCTCCATTGAATATAACGGCAAACGATATTGATGAATCATTTGTGACGCCTGGACAAATGACGCTTGATCAGACACAAGTTGAGGCGGTTAAAGCCGGTTTAAAATCACAAATTTTCTTGTTAACAGGTGGACCCGGCACTGGAAAAACAACAATTATTCGCACAATGGTCGCCACTTGGAAGAAAATGATTCAAAATCGTGCAAAGTTTGCAGATAATACTAAAGATTTCCTCAAAAATTATCAGGTCAGAATGGCTTCACCAACAGGACGTGCAGCAAAGCGTATGACTGAAGTAACAGGTTATGATGCTTCGACAATCCATCGGTTGCTGGGGATTGCTGATTTAGATGAGCCAGAGTTTAATGCGGACAATCCTATCGCAGGCGGTTTGCTTGTAATAGATGAAGCCTCGATGCTGGATATTGAGTTAACGTCAAAATTACTAGCAGCGGTTCCAAATGGGATGAAGGTAATTATCGTCGGAGATAGCGATCAACTACCGTCGGTTGGGCCTGGCAATGTATTAGAGGATTTAGTTAGTAGCGGAGATATCACTCATATTGAATTAGAAGTTATTTATCGACAAGGCCGTGGTAGCAGTATTACTGAACTTGCAACGCATATTAAAAACGGTGAGTTACCAACAGATTTCTTAGAGAATCAACCAGATCGTTCGAGTTTTATGGTGAATTCAGAGCAAGCTTCGCAAGCGATTGAACAAGTGGTTGCATTGGCGATAAAAAAAGGTTACACGCAAGATGATTTACAAATATTAACCCCAATGTACAAAACATCTGCCGGTGTAATTGCTTTAAATCAAATGGCTCAAAAATTGTTTAACCCGCTTAAATCAAATCAAAAAAGTTTGCAGTTTGGCATGACGATTTTCCGAAAAGGTGATAAGGTCTTACAGTTAGAAAATGACAGCGAGCGAGATGTTTATAACGGAGATATGGGCAAAATAATTGCTGTCCAGTACAAGTCTGACATTGGCAATGATGATAATGAAGATCGCCTCATCATTGATTTTGATGGTAAAGAATTGGCTTATCCAAAAAAAAATTTGAATCAACTATCATTAGCGTACGCTACGACCGTCCATAAAGCACAAGGTAACGAGTTTCAATTGGTTATCATGGTTTTGACAAATCATTTTGGTTTAATGCTTAATCGAAATTTATTGTATACAGGAATTACCAGAGCTAAAGAGGCTTTGATTCTTGTGGGAGAATACACCGCATTTGAACGTGCTTCACGCACCTTGGTGCCGAAGAGATTCACATTTCTGCAACAAAGGTTGGGCCACAGCAAAACTGAAGTGAATGAGCATGATAGTACAAACGAACCGGAAACTATCCGTGAAAAAGAACCTCATTTGACAACAACAATGATTATTAGTAATGCGGTTAATCCGATGATTGGAATGGAAAATATTACCCCATATGATTTCATGTAATCGTTTTCATATAGTATAATGTATAATATAATAATGAATGGAGAACTTTATGACACCAGCATATGAGTTATTTAACCTTGGCAGTAATGATGAACTGGCAGGTGAAATATCAACAATTTTAGGTGTACCATTAGCCCCAATTGATATCAAAACATTTGCTGATAATGAAATATATGAGCGAATTGAAAATACTGTTCGTGGTCGGAATGTGTATGTCATCCAAGGAATTACGGCACCAGTAAATGATAATTTTATGAAGTTGATGATTTTTATTGATGCAGCGCGTCGTGCTTCTGCTAATTCAATCAACGTTATTATTCCCTATTTCGGTTATGCACGTTCAGACCGAAAAGCCCGTTCTCGCGAACCTATTTCAGCACGTATGATTGCTAACATGTTGGAGTCTCAGGGTGTGAAGAGAGTCATGACGATGGATTTACATGCGGATCAGGTTCAAGGATTCTTTGACATTCCAGTAGATCATTTGCTAGCCATGCCGGCATTGGGGCATTACTTTTATGCTAATGATTTGTTAGGGGATGATTTAGTTGTTGTTGCGCCGGATCATTCTAGTGTGGCTCGTGCACGCAAGTTTGCCAAACTTTTACATGCAGATTGGGCACTAGTTGACCGACGTGTCGATAGTGTTCGCCCGAATACACCTTATCAAATTACCGGTAATGTGTCTGGTAAACGTGCTATTTTAATCGATGATATCATTGATACAGGGACAAGCATGGTCCTTGCCAGCGAAGCGGCTACAAATGCTGGTGCGATTGAAATTTATGCTGTCGCTACGCATGCTGTGTTGTCAGATAACGCGGTCGATCATCTTGAAAAAGCACCAATTGATCATGTTGTTGTAACAAATACTGTTGAAATAGCCGAACATAAAAAAATGAGCAAACTGAAAGTATTGTCCGTGGCCGAATCATTTGCTGAAGCGATCAGACGCATCAATGTGTTTGAAAGTATTGAGGATGTGCTGAAAAGCCCAGATAATTTGGACGTAATGTTATGAAAATAGTGGATCTAGAATCTTTTTTATCTCCTGAATGGGGAAAAACAAGTAATGGATTTGTTACAACTCAATTTGGCGCAGCGTTGGAATTTATAGTTCAAGGTGCGCGAGAAGTTACTTTAAAGTTTGCAAAAAAATACGAGGGTCTCTCGCTGGTAATGTCTCTTAACGGAGAAAATTGGCATGAAATTAACGTTGAAAACGATGTGATCAATTTATCAGTAACTGACGGCCGCTATATTTTATTGGTACGGTCCATTGCTGGTAATCAAATGACACTATGGACTAATCCAATCACATTAGTTTCGTGTCAAATTGACGCTGGAGAGTTAGCCCCAATTGCAACCAATGTAAATTACATTACATTTATTGGTGATTCAATTACTGCTGGTGAGGAAATGATTGAGCATGAGCCGCATCCAGAGCTTAGCTATCCTGAATTGATTGCTGAAATGGTCCATAAGCCACTAGCTCGGATTGGCTATGGTGGTTCAGGTTTAACGCCGAGTGCTCCTTTTCAGGAACCAACGGCTGTTGAGGCATTGTGGCATGTTGCTCCGAATGTTGAGCGTCCTAGGGTGACTTCTGATTTAGTAATTGTTAATTATGGCACAAACGATTATAATTATGGTGCAACGGTGCAAGATTTTTGTTTTGGGTTACGGGTGTACTTGCTCGAACTAATTAAACGTTTCCATGATGCTAAGATAGTGCTACTAGTGCCTTTTAATGGTGCGTTTAAAGAAGTTTTTGAGCAAGAGATAAAACGCTTCGATTGTTTTGTTTTATTGGATACTACGCCGTGGAAAATTTCGCCACAACAAGTGCATCCGAATATTTTGGAGCACGAGCGCGCGGCAAAACTACTTTTAGGAGGATTGATTTAAAATGGTATATGCAGCAGATGAACAACGTTACGAAAAGTTACCTTATCGCCGAGTTAGTGACTCTGGTCTTATTCTACCTGCAGTTTCGTTTGGATTGTGGCGTAATTTAGGTGATCAAATGCCACTTGAAAATTCCAGAAATGTGATTTTAAAAGCGTTTGACAGCGGTATTTTTAGTTTTGATAACGCATCAAATTATGGGCCAAGTAACGGCACAGCCGAAGTGACATTTGGAAATGTTTATCGTAATGATTTAAAGCCTTATCGTGATGAATTGGTGATTACGACGAAAGCCGGTTATCATATGTGGCCTGGACCTTTAGGCGAATT
The Leuconostoc suionicum genome window above contains:
- the recD2 gene encoding SF1B family DNA helicase RecD2, whose product is MAYPEKQLDKITGTLQNVIFSSTESYFKILSVHIEESTLEDWQEPEMIATGTFADVQEGSVYGFYGHLVRHPKYGQQFKVDHYENELPPDENGLIKYFASGQFTGIGKKTAEKIVNHLGLNAVNLILDDVKILDGIVKPETARKLARTLQLNLGLERLFQIGNQFGIGADIAGRLYDQYGNEAQDILTQDPYRLVFEFDGISFKKADDIGRKVGVDKFDERRMQAAVYATIMNVTFQYGHMFLSHDQLLLSVEQMLHQNNTEMSKQIQKAIQSLIDSNILVNDDGRYYAQRLYIAEKETASNLKRLLNTSSPLNITANDIDESFVTPGQMTLDQTQVEAVKAGLKSQIFLLTGGPGTGKTTIIRTMVATWKKMIQNRAKFADNTKDFLKNYQVRMASPTGRAAKRMTEVTGYDASTIHRLLGIADLDEPEFNADNPIAGGLLVIDEASMLDIELTSKLLAAVPNGMKVIIVGDSDQLPSVGPGNVLEDLVSSGDITHIELEVIYRQGRGSSITELATHIKNGELPTDFLENQPDRSSFMVNSEQASQAIEQVVALAIKKGYTQDDLQILTPMYKTSAGVIALNQMAQKLFNPLKSNQKSLQFGMTIFRKGDKVLQLENDSERDVYNGDMGKIIAVQYKSDIGNDDNEDRLIIDFDGKELAYPKKNLNQLSLAYATTVHKAQGNEFQLVIMVLTNHFGLMLNRNLLYTGITRAKEALILVGEYTAFERASRTLVPKRFTFLQQRLGHSKTEVNEHDSTNEPETIREKEPHLTTTMIISNAVNPMIGMENITPYDFM
- a CDS encoding SGNH/GDSL hydrolase family protein, which encodes MKIVDLESFLSPEWGKTSNGFVTTQFGAALEFIVQGAREVTLKFAKKYEGLSLVMSLNGENWHEINVENDVINLSVTDGRYILLVRSIAGNQMTLWTNPITLVSCQIDAGELAPIATNVNYITFIGDSITAGEEMIEHEPHPELSYPELIAEMVHKPLARIGYGGSGLTPSAPFQEPTAVEALWHVAPNVERPRVTSDLVIVNYGTNDYNYGATVQDFCFGLRVYLLELIKRFHDAKIVLLVPFNGAFKEVFEQEIKRFDCFVLLDTTPWKISPQQVHPNILEHERAAKLLLGGLI
- a CDS encoding ribose-phosphate diphosphokinase, yielding MTPAYELFNLGSNDELAGEISTILGVPLAPIDIKTFADNEIYERIENTVRGRNVYVIQGITAPVNDNFMKLMIFIDAARRASANSINVIIPYFGYARSDRKARSREPISARMIANMLESQGVKRVMTMDLHADQVQGFFDIPVDHLLAMPALGHYFYANDLLGDDLVVVAPDHSSVARARKFAKLLHADWALVDRRVDSVRPNTPYQITGNVSGKRAILIDDIIDTGTSMVLASEAATNAGAIEIYAVATHAVLSDNAVDHLEKAPIDHVVVTNTVEIAEHKKMSKLKVLSVAESFAEAIRRINVFESIEDVLKSPDNLDVML
- a CDS encoding histidine phosphatase family protein; amino-acid sequence: MTKFYFVRHGQTEWNLERRFQGGHGDSELLPSSYNDMKKVGKFLSEIKFDHIYASPIRRARITAINIAKQLKYKPALSLRSNLAEVGLGAWEGELVANVKEQYASSYDNYRNDLDKFEGKEFGGEGYTKAEARFVRFIKATANNFPESNILIVSHGMELSFGLNGLLKQPRMSIRERGGLTNTSTTILSTTDGENFVIEDWNNTSYLNKKQDDSTTI